In one window of Falco cherrug isolate bFalChe1 chromosome 10, bFalChe1.pri, whole genome shotgun sequence DNA:
- the FBXO3 gene encoding F-box only protein 3 produces MAAPLDMEPSVLSLELLPTDPLLLILSFLDYRDLMSCCCLSRRLNQLSSHDPLWKRHCKKYWLISEEEKSQRNQSWKAIFISTYSDLGRYIRYYATLKKAWDDLEKYLGQRCPRMISSLKESVREEDLDAVEAQIGCKLPDDYRCSFRIHNGQKLVVPGLMGSMALSNHYRSEDLLDIDTAAGGFQQRLGLKQCLPLTFCIHTGLSQYMALESVEGRNKYEIFYQCPDQMARNPSAIDMFITGTSYLEWFTSYVNKVVTGGYPIIRDQIFRYVHDKECVATTGDITVSVSTSFLPELSSVHPPHYFFTYRIRIEMSKDALPEKACQLDSRYWRITNAKGDVEEVQGPGVVGEFPIISPGRVYEYTSCTTFSTTSGYMEGYYTFHCLYYKEKFFNVTIPRFHMVCPTFKVSTARMETNHNEYAVDEDEDSTDTDEYEDRRRVLDIPAPSGRCPRHT; encoded by the exons ATGGCGGCGCCCCTGGACATGGAGCCGTCAGTACTCAGCTTGGAGCTGTTGCCCACCGACCCGCTGCTGCTCATCCTCAGCTTCCTGGATTACCGGGATCTAATGAG ttGCTGCTGTTTAAGTCGAAGATTAAATCAGCTATCAAGCCATGATCCGTTGTGGAAAAGACACTGCAAGAAATACTGGCTTATTTCAGA agaggaaaaaagtcaaCGAAATCAGAGCTGGAAAGCCATCTTCATCAGTACCTACTCTGACCTGGGAAGATACATCCGATACTATGCTACACTGAAGAAAGCCTGGGATGACCTAGAGAAATACTTAGGCCAGCGGTGTCCTCGGATGATTAGTTCTTTGAAAG AGAGTGTGCGGGAGGAAGATCTGGATGCTGTGGAAGCACAAATAGGTTGCAAACTCCCTGATGACTATCGATGTTCATTTCGTATTCATAATGGACAGAAGCTGGTTGTTCCTGG TTTGATGGGGAGCATGGCACTGTCGAACCACTACCGCTCTGAAGACTTGCTGGATATCGACACAGCAGCGGGAGGTTTTCAGCAGAGGCTAGGTCTGAAGCAATGTCTTCCTCTTACTTTTTGCATTCATACTGGCCTGAGCCAATACATGGCCCTGGAGAGTGTGGAGGGACGAAATAAATACGAGATCTTCTATCAATGTCCA gACCAAATGGCTCGCAATCCATCTGCTATTGATATGTTCATTACAG GTACATCCTACTTGGAATGGTTTACATCCTACGTAAACAAGGTTGTAACCGGTGGTTATCCTATCATCAGAGACCAGATTTTCAG gTATGTGCATGATAAAGAATGTGTTGCTACCACAGGAGATATCACTGTTTCTGTGTCCACATCTTTTCTACCTGAACTCAGTTCTGTACATCCACCgcattattttttcacttacagAATCAG AATCGAAATGTCCAAAGATGCTCTTCCTGAGAAGGCTTGTCAGCTGGACAGTCGGTACTGGAGAATAACAAATGCCAAAGGTGATGTAGAAGAAGTTCAGGGTCCTGGAGTAGTCG GGGAGTTTCCAATTATCAGTCCAGGGAGAGTCTATGAATATACCAGCTGTACTACGTTTTCCACAACATCTGGATATATGGAGGGGTATTACACCTTCCATTGCCTCTACTACAAGGAGAAATTCTTCAACGTCACAATTCCTCGATTTCATATGGTTTGTCCAACGTTCAAGGTGTCTACAGCACGAATG GAAACAAACCATAATGAATATGCAGTGGATGAAGACGAAGATTCCACAGACACCGATGAATATGAGGATCGACGTAGAGTGTTGGACATTCCTGCACCTTCTGGACGCTGCCCACGTCATACCTGA
- the CD59 gene encoding CD59 glycoprotein, which yields MIKMNCILLTACIILVAFCSSGYALRCYHCENSPSLCKTNSTCLATEDTCVQMKFGKLRTSSCWKASQCSMNDIAEFFQLDNFEFFCCQHDLCNESAITGISKAAFSIASAMTMLWMLL from the exons ATGATCAAGATGAACTGCATCCTGTTAACCGCCTGCATCATTCTGgttgctttttgtagttctg GTTATGCCCTAAGGTGTTACCACTGCGAGAACAGCCCTTCCTTGTGCAAGACCAACAGTACTTGCTTAGCGACTGAAGACACTTGCGTGCAGATGAAATTTG gtaAATTGAGAACCTCCTCCTGCTGGAAGGCATCCCAGTGCAGTATGAATGATATTGCTGAATTCTTCCAGTTGGAtaattttgaattcttttgctGCCAACACGACTTGTGCAATGAGAGTGCAATTACTGGGATTAGCAAAGCAGCCTTCAGTATTGCCTCTGCAATGACTATGTTATGGATGCTTCTGTAA